One segment of Strix aluco isolate bStrAlu1 chromosome 4, bStrAlu1.hap1, whole genome shotgun sequence DNA contains the following:
- the CYTL1 gene encoding cytokine-like protein 1 isoform X2 has product MKMLLSLIALLSAALLANTAPPTCYSRVLSLSKEITESFKELQTSKADSCVEMLPRLYLDIHNYCVLAKLRDFVAYPRCERVLEVSELKEKARSLYTIMISYCRRDLVFLTDDCSTLENPILPPIEPSIIES; this is encoded by the exons ATGAAGATGCTGCTGAGCCTGATtgctctgctctctgctgcccTGTTAGCCAACACAGCCCCTCCAACTTGCTACTCGAGGGTGTTGTCTCTGAGCAAAGAAATCACGGAGTCCTTTAAGGAGTTACAGACCTCCAAAGCT GACTCATGTGTGGAGATGCTGCCCAGGCTGTACTTGGACATACAT AATTACTGTGTGTTGGCAAAACTCCGTGATTTTGTGGCCTACCCCAGATGTGAGAGAGTGCTTGAAGTGAGTGAGCTGAAGGAAAAAGCCCGGAGCCTGTACACCATCATGATCTCCTACTGCAGAAGG GACTTGGTGTTCCTCACTGATGACTGTAGCACCCTGGAAAATCCTATTCTGCCACCCATAGAGCCCTCCATCATTGAGAGCTAA
- the CYTL1 gene encoding cytokine-like protein 1 isoform X1: MKMLLSLIALLSAALLANTAPPTCYSRVLSLSKEITESFKELQTSKAVDSCVEMLPRLYLDIHNYCVLAKLRDFVAYPRCERVLEVSELKEKARSLYTIMISYCRRDLVFLTDDCSTLENPILPPIEPSIIES, translated from the exons ATGAAGATGCTGCTGAGCCTGATtgctctgctctctgctgcccTGTTAGCCAACACAGCCCCTCCAACTTGCTACTCGAGGGTGTTGTCTCTGAGCAAAGAAATCACGGAGTCCTTTAAGGAGTTACAGACCTCCAAAGCTGTG GACTCATGTGTGGAGATGCTGCCCAGGCTGTACTTGGACATACAT AATTACTGTGTGTTGGCAAAACTCCGTGATTTTGTGGCCTACCCCAGATGTGAGAGAGTGCTTGAAGTGAGTGAGCTGAAGGAAAAAGCCCGGAGCCTGTACACCATCATGATCTCCTACTGCAGAAGG GACTTGGTGTTCCTCACTGATGACTGTAGCACCCTGGAAAATCCTATTCTGCCACCCATAGAGCCCTCCATCATTGAGAGCTAA